In Plasmodium falciparum 3D7 genome assembly, chromosome: 13, the following are encoded in one genomic region:
- a CDS encoding zinc finger protein, putative, whose product MKMSVTLRQHFWKTKLCPLHMENRCNEGSNCDYAHSIEDLRSIPDLKRTKLCYKLLKGEKCFNKKCNYAHNQDELKSAQNLFAYKSSMCKFVANKRCLNGATCRFAHSVDELRIPRIPDILLEKKDNNQTDGGNKDLLNIGIDNNNNNMLNELNSSHKKTRNRNNFNNNLDMLINNFNEMHLINNDYMKNYNNSLNIHNKGENNYDNIINMNNYNDNGNTFVDHVNDNFCDKIFNSHLDNNMNIHMNNHVNSNINNHVNNNMNNHMNNNMNNHMNNNNNNNNNNMNNHINNNINNHMNNNINNHTNNNMNNYINHNMNNHYSNYSYGTYDNRSMQKNCELKYQDDMKKKEKNKYKNKGKLLKNEKNNPNYIGKQNNSSTEKNKKTTKNCIMNSTSSSLKNTEDKSYDSNTTISSSLNYVDEDKNKTNEDSFASPTFEKVDKNQYHAKTEENINMNHMGKSNNKDDSKDETNKLEIKKNEKLNIKDIYDENKNIYICDSNKQNNNMNNIKDKKKKNNIMASQTKEGENKINCTEYENFTNSCLYKKININQNIPNYYNYPNYHSYPNYDNYPNIYNYPNIHNYHNFQNLSNIKSYNPYFNYIQTNDKISKADTCVDNQYSQYINPNEYVFYDHQNNIQYAPPNYYGNYLYYYAAPYGYGPVGLPEKVVHNNSPNEKIIFNDNRGEEYTKNEEISIKEAETEIEEDKSDDTNNKVEDSDELNSVSPKCQEYTSKEQIYENNIYKESKHEFDIYEENVLQVDTEEDNINEQDISVIKNYKKVNEKCSMEENVKGEDSKICSLDDIKAEDTIKNNENYYITNANENVKTYSIENIMNEEFTNKSITLNTENPNTQNKDETQNNEEVQISSTTLHKNEEEIKTKDMKNYHKENKSKRKKKISKLVSLKDFKKKNIRNNNIIENGKNTKLNPVPSSVYSYIGNTINAQGVNYDTTYMKPLSNDMDIYMNNLYDINPLNNDYINYNLNNRNYGYYYCSYPNPSIFNDEVYLN is encoded by the coding sequence atgaaaatgtcAGTAACTCTTCGTCAACATTTCTGGAAAACAAAATTGTGCCCTTTACATATGGAGAACAGGTGTAATGAAGGGAGCAATTGTGATTATGCTCATTCTATAGAAGACTTAAGATCTATTCCTGATTTGAAAAGAACTAAATTATGTTACAAACTATTAAAGGGAGAgaaatgttttaataaaaaatgtaattatgCGCATAATCAAGATGAATTAAAATCTGCACAGAATTTATTTGCATATAAATCATCTATGTGTAAATTTGTAGCAAATAAAAGATGCTTGAATGGTGCTACATGTCGTTTTGCTCATTCAGTTGATGAATTAAGGATTCCAAGGATACCTGATATTTTATTAGAAAAGAAAGATAATAACCAAACGGATGGGGGAAACAAGGATCTCCTAAATATAGGAatcgataataataataataatatgttgaATGAACTAAATAGTAGCCATAAGAAAACAAGAAAtagaaataattttaataataatttagataTGCTTATAAATAACTTTAATGAAATGCAccttattaataatgattatatgaagaattataataattcattaaatattcataacaaaggtgaaaataattatgataatattattaatatgaataattataatgataatggaAATACTTTTGTTGATCATGTCAACGATAATTTTTgtgataaaatttttaatagtcatttggataataatatgaatattcaCATGAACAACCACGTGAATAGTAATATAAACAACCAcgtgaataataatatgaacaatcacatgaataataatatgaacaatcacatgaataataataataataataataataataatatgaacaaccacataaataataacataaacaACCACatgaataataacataaacaACCACACAAATAATAACATGAATAATTACATAAAccataatatgaataaccATTATAGTAATTATTCGTATGGTACATATGATAACCGTTCTATGCAAAAGAATTGTGAACTAAAATATCAAGAtgatatgaaaaagaaagaaaaaaataaatataaaaataaagggaAACTATtaaagaatgaaaaaaacaATCCTAATTACATAGGGAAGCAAAACAATAGCAGtacagaaaaaaataaaaaaacaacgAAAAATTGTATCATGAATAGTACTTCTTCGTCTTTGAAAAATACCGAAGATAAAAGTTATGATAGTAACACAACCATATCTTCAAGCTTAAATTATGTAGATGAAGACAAGAACAAAACAAATGAAGATTCTTTCGCAAGCCCTACTTTTGAAAAAGTTGATAAAAACCAATATCATGCAAAAacagaagaaaatataaacatgaaCCATATGGGGAAATCAAATAACAAAGATGATTCAAAAGATGAGACGAATAAATtagaaataaagaaaaatgaaaaattaaatataaaagatatatatgatgaaaataaaaatatatatatatgtgattcAAATAAacagaataataatatgaataatataaaagataaaaagaaaaaaaataatattatggcTAGTCAAACAAAGGAaggagaaaataaaataaactgtacagaatatgaaaattttacTAATTcttgtttatataaaaaaataaatataaatcaaaatattccaaattattacaattatcCAAATTATCACAGTTATCCGAATTATGACAATTATCCTAATATCTACAATTATCcgaatatacataattatcaCAATTTTCAAAATCtatcaaatattaaaagttACAATCCTTATTTCAATTATATACAaacaaatgataaaataagtaAGGCAGACACATGTGTAGATAATCAATATTCTCAATATATTAATCCAAATGAATATGTTTTTTATGatcatcaaaataatatacagtATGCTCCACCAAATTATTAtggaaattatttatattattatgcgGCTCCATATGGTTATGGACCTGTTGGTTTACCAGAAAAAGTAGTACATAATAACTCTCCTAATGAAAAGataatatttaatgataatagAGGAGAAGAGTATACAAAAAATGAGGAGATTAGCATAAAGGAGGCTGAAACCGAAATTGAAGAGGATAAATCTGATGATACGAATAATAAAGTGGAAGATTCTGATGAATTAAATAGTGTATCACCAAAATGTCAAGAATATACTTCAAAGgaacaaatatatgaaaacaatatatataaagaaagtaAACATgaatttgatatatatgaagaaaatgtgTTACAAGTAGATACAGAAgaggataatattaatgagcAGGATATATCTGtgataaaaaattacaaaaaagtGAATGAAAAATGTAGTATGGAAGAAAATGTGAAAGGTGAAGATTCAAAAATATGTTCTTTAGATGACATAAAGGCAGAAGatactataaaaaataatgaaaactATTATATAACTAATGCAaatgaaaatgtaaaaacGTATAGTATTGAAAACATTATGAATGAAGAATTTACGAACAAATCTATTACTCTTAACACAGAAAATCCAAACACACAAAATAAAGATGAGACACAGAATAATGAAGAAGTACAAATATCTTCAACCActttacataaaaatgaagaagaaataaaaacgaaagatatgaaaaattatcataaagaaaataagtcaaaaagaaagaaaaaaatatccaAGTTAGTATCTTTAAAAGAtttcaaaaagaaaaatattagaaataataatattatagaaaatggaaaaaatacGAAATTAAATCCTGTTCCTTCATCTGTATATAGTTATATTGGAAATACAATTAATGCTCAAGGTGTAAATTATGATACAACGTATATGAAACCATTGTCTAAtgatatggatatatatatgaacaatctatatgatataaatcctctcaataatgattatataaattataatttgaatAATAGGAATTATGGTTATTATTACTGTTCTTATCCTAATCCTTCTATTTTTAATGATGaagtatatttaaattag
- a CDS encoding rhomboid protease ROM7, putative — translation MNIIVNFIYIYILFLSYYKKGNCFIHNKINYEKSRSFLTNSTKIILKKNGFKYYHLKHKKIIKPIYSLKSSINNIWNGIKSIKVKKLLGIFKSEELKRHFHNYNLSYASYIFNKCRLDRVLISINVLLYLYLNRIDKNEERKIYFHKGNLIQEQDEQKCEKYKCNYNDVYKNRNYKTFLTSIFIHKNILHLYFNMSSLISIYRLISNVYTNTQIFLIFLLSGFFSNLISYYNHFKKKNEEIYLNDIIDQNYINKKIFNFKNNKIICGSSSAIYALYGMHITHVIFFYFKNHYVINTSFLYNFFYSFISSLLLENVSHFNHIVGFLCGFVFSFLIIAFEKN, via the coding sequence atgaatattatagttaattttatatatatatatattttatttttaagctattataaaaaaggaaattgcTTTATtcataacaaaataaattatgaaaaatctCGAAGTTTTTTGACAAATAGTACAAAAAtaatacttaaaaaaaatggatttaaatattatcatttaaaacataagaaaattataaagccaatatattcattaaaatcatctattaataatatatggaaTGGTATAAAATCAATAAaagttaaaaaattattaggGATATTTAAAAgtgaagaattaaaaagacattttcataattataactTATCTTATGCtagttatatttttaataaatgtagATTAGATCGAGTATTGATATCAATCAATGTGTTGCTTTATTTATACTTAAATAGaattgataaaaatgaagaaaggaaaatatattttcataaaggTAATTTAATACAAGAACAAGATGAACAAAAatgtgaaaaatataaatgtaattataatgatgtatacaaaaatagaaattataaaacatttttaacttctatttttatacataaaaatattttacatttatattttaatatgagTTCATTAATATCCATATATAGATTAATTTCAAATGTTTATACAAATACtcaaatatttcttatatttttattatctggatttttttcaaatttaatatcttattataatcattttaaaaaaaaaaatgaagaaatatatcTTAATGATATAATAGACCAGaattatattaacaaaaaaatattcaattttaaaaataataaaattatatgtggAAGTAGTTCAGCTATATATGCTTTATATGGAATGCATATAACTCATGTCatctttttctattttaaaaatcattatgttattaatacatcctttctttataattttttttattcatttatatcatccTTACTTTTAGAAAATGTAAGTCACTTTAATCATATTGTTGGATTTTTATGTGGATTCGTTTTCTCATTCCTTATTATCGCCTTTGAGAAAAACTAA
- a CDS encoding zinc finger protein, putative: MSNEYTNKEKLDVMDDTIEVRSMCINCEKEGLNKIVKINIPYFKNVLIHSFECEFCNYKNNVIQDLNQIKDKGVKISMKINNKELLDRQLIKSEYGVLKIPEIDFEIPKETQKGSINTIEGFLHTALNNLTIYLKEIKNMYNEANTITANEANETNEANEANKSNLTNEANKSNVTNLTNEANKSNVTNLTNLTNLTNKSNDFKLNSGENPEQKDNIVSSIDEEKNNNNDENHNENNLGANTNGTCQQITIENYIKMIENTVQNLSKFVILKEFPFTIQIIDPSGLSSLEHYEDDLKYKIVHIEYYNRTKEELNELGFYEEYFEENEKTNDINSNMIGTNTNEQQNIKKENFDFIKKYIHMNDNNNNNIHGSNNNTNTTMKYKTLSNEEEAKLIESFASNCPCCNHMGMNNFCEINIPGFKKCLILSFVCPNCNFKTSEIKSSGEINPKGKKITLTVNNKNDLNRFVIKSETASINIPVVELTSDYGTLGGTLTTVEGLIMKIIESLEEKFKFLLGDSNINTHQYENENTPNAVNNNVDTTSYKIRELIKKLYKLCKTEEFCPYDLIIDDIASNSYISSDVVGEDQNLNEEEYERTYEQNDMLGITSMQTENY, encoded by the coding sequence ATGAGCAAcgaatatacaaataaagaaAAGCTTGATGTTATGGACGATACCATTGAGGTACGTTCCATGTGTATAAATTGTGAGAAGGAGGGACTAAACAAgattgtaaaaataaatattcctTATTTTAAGAATGTTCTAATACATTCATTTGAATGTGAGTtttgtaattataaaaataatgtcaTACAAGATTTGAAtcaaataaaagataaaggGGTAAAAATAagtatgaaaataaataataaagaattattgGATAGGCAATTGATTAAATCAGAATATGGTGTTTTAAAAATACCTGAGATAGATTTTGAAATACCAAAAGAAACCCAAAAAGGTTCCATTAATACTATCGAAGGGTTTTTACATACAGCTTTAAATAACCTaacaatatatttgaaagaaataaaaaatatgtataatgaGGCAAACACAATTACGGCAAATGAAGCAAATGAAACAAATGAAGCAAATGAAGCAAATAAATCAAATTTAACAAATGAAGCAAATAAATCAAATGTAACAAATTTAACAAATGAAGCAAATAAATCAAATGTAACAAATTTAACAAATTTAACAaatttaacaaataaatcaaatgattttaaattaaattcaGGGGAGAATCCTGAACAAAAGGATAACATAGTATCATCAatagatgaagaaaaaaataataataatgatgaaaatcataatgaaaataatttaggAGCTAATACAAATGGAACATGTCAACAAATTACTatagaaaattatattaaaatgattGAAAACACTGTTCAAAATTTAAGcaaatttgttatattaaagGAATTCCCTTTTACTATTCAAATAATTGATCCCTCAGGATTAAGTTCACTAGAACATTATGAAGatgatttaaaatataagataGTTCATattgaatattataatagaaCTAAAGAGGAATTAAATGAACTTGGTTTTTATGAAGAATAttttgaagaaaatgaaaaaacaaaTGATATTAATTCAAATATGATCGGAACAAATACAAATGaacaacaaaatataaaaaaagaaaatttcgattttataaaaaaatatattcatatgaatgataataataataataatatacatggaagtaataataatacaaatactACCATGAAATATAAAACCTTAAGTAATGAAGAAGAAGCAAAATTAATTGAATCATTTGCTTCAAATTGTCCATGTTGTAATCATATGGGtatgaataatttttgtGAAATTAATATACCTGGATTTAAGAAATGTTTAATACTTTCTTTTGTTTGTCCAAATTGTAATTTTAAAACAAGTGAAATTAAAAGTAGTGGTGAAATTAATCCAAAGGGTAAAAAAATTACCTTAAcagttaataataaaaatgatttgaATAGATTTGTAATAAAATCAGAAACAGCTTCTATCAACATTCCAGTAGTTGAACTAACATCAGATTATGGTACTCTTGGTGGTACTTTAACTACGGTTGAAGGattaattatgaaaattattGAATCTTTGGAGGAAAAATTTAAATTCTTATTAGGAgattcaaatataaatactcatcaatatgaaaatgaaaatacacCTAATGcagttaataataatgtagatACTACGAGTTACAAAATTAGGGaacttattaaaaaattatataaattgtgCAAAACCGAGGAATTTTGTCCTTATGATTTAATAATTGATGACATTGCATCCAATAGTTATATTTCTAGTGATGTAGTAGGAGAGGATCAAAATTTAAACGAAGAAGAATATGAAAGGAcatatgaacaaaatgatatGCTAGGTATTACATCCATGCAGACAgagaattattaa
- a CDS encoding YOP1-like protein, putative, with amino-acid sequence MGLHILPKNIMHLVNMIICIICPALKTYNLLINKKEKATEDTLQYIHFLTYWILYSFYTYFESAFIVKLMNVVPFYGELKIMFFFWLYSDTFQGAGYLYFKFIEKHYSIIDKKICDLIQNKIPKNVSNFFYFEKSNKKIHNKIKSIVSKKDLY; translated from the coding sequence ATGGGGTTACACATTCTTCCAAAGAATATTATGCATTTagtaaatatgataatatgcATAATATGCCCAGCCCtgaaaacatataatttattaataaataaaaaagagaaagCCACAGAAGACACCTTacaatatattcattttttaacatattggatattatattcattttatacatattttgaaAGTGCTTTCATAGTAAAGTTAATGAATGTCGTACCCTTTTATGGTGAACTAAAAattatgtttttcttttggTTATATAGTGATACCTTTCAAGGGGCTGGatacttatattttaaatttatagaaAAGCATTATTCAATcattgataaaaaaatatgtgacTTAATTCAGAACAAAATACCCAAAAATGTATCCAACTTTTTCTATTTTGAAAagtcaaataaaaaaatacataacaaaataaaaagtattgTTTCCAAGAAGGacttatattaa